The nucleotide window GGTAGTAGGAAAGAAGAGCTCTGTACTTGTTGTTATCTCTCTGCCTCCTCTTTTTTATCTCCATAGTCTCTTCCTCTGTTGCTAGCTAGTTTTTGCGATGGCTGCTGGAAACGAAGTCAACCTTAACGAATGCAAGGTACTTTTCTTTCTGAAACGAACCATTTACTTTTGCTTTCTTctccatttttctttttttttaattcttagcCGATGAAGATCATCATCATAGATTCATAGTACGGATGTATCTGTAAACGTCTCATCTGACATAAAAATTCTTCTCCTTGTTCTGTAGAGAATAGTCCCACTCAACACATGGGTCCTCATTTCCAACTTCAAGCTCGCTTACACCCTCCTCCGCCGTCCCGACGGCTCCTTCAACCGTCACCTCGCCGAGTTTCTCGACCGCAAAGTCCCCCCCAACTCTTTCCCCCTCGACGGCGTTTTCTCCTTCGACCACCTCGACTCCTCCACCAACCTTCTCACCAGAATCTACCTCCCTGCTCCCCTCGACCCCTCCCGCTACGGCGCCGTCGACCTCACGGAGCCTCTCAGCACCACCGAGATCGTCCCCGTTCTCGTCTTCTTCCACGGCGGTAGCTTCACTCACTCCTCCGCCAACAGCGCCATCTACGACACTCTCTGCCGACGGTTAGTGACCATATGCGGCGTTGTTGTTGTCTCTGTTGATTACCGGAGGTCGCCGGAGCATCGTTACCCTTGTGCTTACGACGACGGATGGAACGCTCTCAAATGGGTCAAGTCCAGAATCTGGCTTCGGAGTGGTAAAGACTCTGATGTTTATGTTTACTTGGCTGGTGACAGCTCTGGAGGCAACATAGCTCATAATGTTGCTGTCAGGGCGACCAACGAAGGAGTTAAAGTGTTGGGGAACATTCTTCTTCACCCTATGTTTGGTGGGGTAGAGAGGACTCAGTCTGAGAAGAGACTTGACGGTAAATACTTTGTTACTGTTCAAGATCGAGATTGG belongs to Brassica rapa cultivar Chiifu-401-42 chromosome A07, CAAS_Brap_v3.01, whole genome shotgun sequence and includes:
- the LOC103830382 gene encoding gibberellin receptor GID1B; the encoded protein is MAAGNEVNLNECKRIVPLNTWVLISNFKLAYTLLRRPDGSFNRHLAEFLDRKVPPNSFPLDGVFSFDHLDSSTNLLTRIYLPAPLDPSRYGAVDLTEPLSTTEIVPVLVFFHGGSFTHSSANSAIYDTLCRRLVTICGVVVVSVDYRRSPEHRYPCAYDDGWNALKWVKSRIWLRSGKDSDVYVYLAGDSSGGNIAHNVAVRATNEGVKVLGNILLHPMFGGVERTQSEKRLDGKYFVTVQDRDWYWRAFLPQGEDRDHPACNPFGPRGQCLEGVKFPKSLVVVAGLDLVQDWQLAYVDGLKKTGQDVNLLYLKQATIGFYFLPNNDHFRCLMDELKKFVHSIEDDSLSKSCPILLTP